GTCATCACCGAGACCTGGCCCGTCGACGTCTCCACCCAGGCCCCGCCGTCGCCGGGCTCGGCCGTGGCGGTTCCGCTGATCACCATCGTGATCGCCCCGACTGCCGCCAGCTGCCCCGCGATCCTTCGTTTGGCCTTCACTGTGTTCTCTCCCGTTCCGGAGGAACCGCTCCCCCATATGTATTGATGCGAAGGGGGGTGCGTTCTGTTTCACGTGCGCCCGTCCGGCTGCCGACGCGCCTTCAGTTCCCGCTTGCCGGCAATCGACGTGCACGAAAGTCACCTCTGCGCGCGCAGGCCTGGACCAATGCCGCGCAACCCTCCACGATGACGGTGCCATGACAATGCGTCACGCATACCTCTGGAGAGTGACCGTGCCCCGAACCTTCGTCAGGGCCAGGGCCGCACTGGTCGCCGTAGTCCTCGTCGTGGCCCTGGCGCCCGCGGCCCAGGCGGCAGCCGGGCAGGAACCCGGCGCCGAGGCGGAAGCACCATCTGAAGCCGCCGTGTCCGCGGCGACTTGGACGCCGCCGCTCAGCACCCGGGGCCGCTGGATCGTCGACGCGAACGGCGACCGCTTCAAGCTGCGGTCCGGCAACTGGCACGGAGCCAGCGGCACCTGGAACGGCTCGGGAAGCGCGGACGACGACGCCGACCATCACGCGGGAGAGAACTCCGGCAGGATGCCGCTCGGACTGGACCGTGCCCCCATCGCCGAGATCATCGCCGGTTTCCAGGAGATCGAGATCAACAGCGTCCGGCTGCCCTTCTCCAACGAGATGGTCCACGACAGCCGTCCCGTCACGGACGGTTCCGTGGCCGCCAATCCCTCCCTGCGCGGCAGGACCCCACTACAGGTGTACGACGTGGTGGTACGCGAACTCACCGCCGCAGGGCTCGCGGTGATCCTCAACAACCACACCAACACCACTCGTTGGTGCTGCGGGGTCGACGGCAACGAACGCTGGAACGCGAGCCAGTCCGCCGGGACCTGGGAGAGCGACTGGCTCTTCATGGCCCGCCGCTACCGGAACAACCAGCGCGTCGTCGGCGCCGACCTCTACAACGAGGTGCGCCGCAACATCCTGGACGACCCCAACTGGGGGCTCGGTGACGACCACGACTGGTTCGCCGCCTCGCAGCGCCTCGGTGACCGCATCCTCACAGAGGCCGACCCCGATCTCCTCATCATCGTGGAGGGCATCAACTGGACCGGCATCCCCGTCGACGGACTCCCCCACGAACGCCCCACCCTGGCGCCCGTACGCCGCCTCTCGCACACGCTCGTCGACTCCGGCAAACTCGTGTATTCCGCTCACTTCTACGACTACACCGGCCCGAACCACAGCGGCGCCACCGGCACGGGCGAGACCAGCGACCCCCGCTACCGCGACCTGAGCCCCGCCGAACTCACCAAGGTACTGGACCGCCAGGCCTTCTTCGTGAGCTCGGAGACGAACACGCACTTCACCGCGCCTGTCTGGATCAGCGAGTTCGGTGTCGGCGGCCGGGACGAGACCGGCGACAAGCAGCGGGCCTGGTTCGCGAACTTCGTCGACCAACTGATCCGCACCGACGCCGACTTCGCGTACTGGCCGCTCGTCGGCTGGCACGAGAACCGCAAGGGCAACGGCTGGGCCCTGCTGCACTGGGACGCCGAGGGACACCGCATGGGTGTCTACGACGGCGACGACTGGCGGGCCGCCGCCTGGACCAGGCTCATCTCGGCCCAGGGCCGCACCGGCCCGGTGCCGCCCGTGGCGGACTGGTCGATGCTCAGCCCCGATCACGGCGACTTCGTCGAGTCGCGGCGGATACGGGCCCTGCCCGACTGGGATTCCGGCGCCCGGAAGGCCGTGTGCCCCGACGGACAGCGACTGCTCGGCCTCAGTCACACCGGCAACCGGGGCCTGTGCTCGGACGTGTCCGCAGGCCCCTTGTGGGACCCGGCCGGCGGACATGTGGTGGTCGTGGACGAGCGGTATGTCGGGCCGGGCAACGACTGGGCGTCCGGCTACACCAAACTCCAGTGCGCCGACGGCCACTTCCTGACCGGGTACAGCGTCCGCGGTTCGGCCGTCTCGGCCGCCCTGTGCGTGGCCGCTCCGGCGGGCAGGCTCGGCACAGCGGGCCGCACCGTCTGGTTCGACCGGGGCGACAACAGGGGCACGGCCGGCAAGGGCGGCGACTTCGCGCAGGGCCACTACAAGGGCCAGTGCGCGGACGACGAGTACGCGGCCGGGATCGCGTACACGGCTCGGGTGGGTTCGGCACGGACTCCGGACGCCCTGTACTGCCGAAGGCTGGGCTGACCGGCCGTCGGATGCGGCTCCCGGGAGTGCCGACGTACTCGGCGGCAGGCCCGACCACCGCGACCCGCTGCCTGCCGGGGACCAGCGGGCCGTCGGTGACACCATGCTGATCGGCGTCTCCCGCTCGCACGGGGGTGCCCTGGTCCTCGGTCTGTGACGACGATCGCGTCCAGCGACGACCAGGGCACCCCCGTGCCCCTCCGCTCGCGCACTACCCCGGCTGGTCCGGGGAGGCCCTTACGAAGGATCCGCGTCGGCCCGTGCACCCGGTTCCGGACCGGAACCGGGGTGACGGTCCTGGTGGCGCGGTGTTCAGTACTGCTCGGTCTCCACGAAACCGCCGTCCGCGTCGTTGTCCGCACCGAAGGCGTCGGCGGCGGCGGTCGGGTTGAATCCGGGCGGGCTGTCCTTCAGGGCCAGGCCCATGTCGGCCAGCTTCGCCTTGACCTCGTCGATGGACTTCGCACCGAAGTTGCGGATGTCCAGCAGGTCGGCCTCGGAGCGGGCGACGAGCTCGCCCACGGAGTGGACGCCCTCACGCTTGAGGCAGTTGTAGGAGCGGACGGTGAGGTCGAGCTCCTCGATCGGCAGCACCAGGTCGGCCGCGAGGGCGGCGTCCGTGGGGGACGGGCCCATGTCGATGCCCTCGGCGTCGATGTTGAGCTCGCGGGCGAGTCCGAACAGCTCGACGAGCGTCTTACCGGCCGACGCCATGGCGTCACGGGGACGCATGGCCTGCTTGGTCTCGATGTCGACGATCAGCTTGTCGAAGTCGGTGCGCTGCTCGACACGCGTGGCCTCGACCTTGTACGTGACCTTCAGGACCGGCGAGTAGATCGAGTCGACCGGGATACGCCCGATCTCCTGACCCACCTGCTTGTTCTGCACGGCGGAGACGTAGCCGCGACCGCGCTCGACGGTCAGCTCCATCTCCAGCTTGCCCTTGCCGTTGAGCGTGGCGAGGACGAGGTCGGGGTTGTGCACCTCGACGCCGGCCGGCGGCGCGATGTCGGCGGCGGTGACGAGGCCGGGACCCTGCTTGCGCAGGTACATCACGACAGGCTCGTCCTGCTCCGAGGAGACGACCAGCTGCTTGATGTTGAGGATGAGGTCGGTGACGTCCTCCTTGACGCCCGGCACGGTGGTGAACTCGTGCAGGACACCGTCGACGCGGATAGACGTGACCGCCGCACCCGGGATCGAGGAGAGGAGCGTACGACGCAGAGAGTTCCCGAGGGTGTAGCCGAAGCCCGGCTCCAGCGGCTCGATGACGAACCGGGAGCGGAACTCGTCGACGACTTCTTCGGTCAGGGATGGACGCTGAGCAATCAGCACGGGGTGTTGCCTCCAGTGGTTTGGCGCCCGCTATGTGACGCCGTAGACATAGGAAGGGTACGGGCGCCGAGGGCCTCGCTGTCTCCACAGCGGCCGAACGGCCCGTGTCCTGATCCGGCAGATCGACGTCGAACGTCCCTTCCGGCCGCCACGCGCAGGGCGTTCCGGGCCGTGGCAGAACAGCCGCCGAAGGCGGCCCACGGCACGAATTCCCTGTTCAGGGTGTTGCTGTCGTCGTACCGGAAGACGGCAGGGCCGCCCGGAAAGCGGACGGACACCCACCGGCCCAACAGCTCCGGCGTTCCCCGACGAGCCGGAGTCACGAAATTGACCGGATGCCGCCTCCGTTTCCATGGGGGCGCGCAGGCGACCGCACTCAGGTCCTGGTCCTGGCCCGGCGGGCCGCGCACACCGGAAGAATTCGGGCATCCAGCAGAAACGGCGCGCAGATGTGTCGTACGACGGCCGAACACCGAACGCATCTGCGCAGGAGTGTCACACAGGCTGCACACACGCTCTCGAAAGCGTCGCTACGTTTGCTCCCGGCTCGCTCACCCGTGCGAACGCGAATACAGGAAGACCGTAGATGGACTACTGCTCCACGTGCTGTCGGCATCTCAACGGCGCCCTGGTGTGCCCCGGGTGCGGCGCCTACGCCCCGGACATCGCTCCCCTCGCCGACGGAACGCCCGCACCGGCAACCGCGGTGGACGCGACACCACGGCAGGTCCCCGTCCACCTGTGGAACGACCCGGACGCCGGCGCCGAGAGCGACGGCCGGACGCCGCAGGAGCATCCGTACGACGACCCGGACGTCCCCTCCTCCCCCGCGCCGAACGGCCGGGCGGCACGGCGCCGTCAGCGGGAACGCTGGAAGAAGACGCAGCGCAGGGCCCTGGTCGCCACCGCGGTCGCCCTGGTCGGCGGAGGCATGACCGTCTCCTCGATGAGCCGCCAGACCCCGGACCGGACGCAGGCGGCCTCCGCGCCGGACAGGGTGCCGATGGGGATCGCGGAGGATCAGGTCACGGAGCCCACTCCCGTCCCCTCGACGCCTGGCGACACGTACCGGGCCGGGCACCCCTCCTCCGCCGTCCGGTCCGCCACGACGAACTCGCCGCACGAACAGGCCGCCGTGACGCCCCGGGCCACGCCGGTCGGCCAGGTGGTCCACCAGAAGAGCGTCACGGTTCCGCTGTCGGCGGTGACGGGCTCGACCGAGTCGCAGGCGGG
The DNA window shown above is from Streptomyces sp. NBC_01451 and carries:
- a CDS encoding glycoside hydrolase family 5 protein, which translates into the protein MRHAYLWRVTVPRTFVRARAALVAVVLVVALAPAAQAAAGQEPGAEAEAPSEAAVSAATWTPPLSTRGRWIVDANGDRFKLRSGNWHGASGTWNGSGSADDDADHHAGENSGRMPLGLDRAPIAEIIAGFQEIEINSVRLPFSNEMVHDSRPVTDGSVAANPSLRGRTPLQVYDVVVRELTAAGLAVILNNHTNTTRWCCGVDGNERWNASQSAGTWESDWLFMARRYRNNQRVVGADLYNEVRRNILDDPNWGLGDDHDWFAASQRLGDRILTEADPDLLIIVEGINWTGIPVDGLPHERPTLAPVRRLSHTLVDSGKLVYSAHFYDYTGPNHSGATGTGETSDPRYRDLSPAELTKVLDRQAFFVSSETNTHFTAPVWISEFGVGGRDETGDKQRAWFANFVDQLIRTDADFAYWPLVGWHENRKGNGWALLHWDAEGHRMGVYDGDDWRAAAWTRLISAQGRTGPVPPVADWSMLSPDHGDFVESRRIRALPDWDSGARKAVCPDGQRLLGLSHTGNRGLCSDVSAGPLWDPAGGHVVVVDERYVGPGNDWASGYTKLQCADGHFLTGYSVRGSAVSAALCVAAPAGRLGTAGRTVWFDRGDNRGTAGKGGDFAQGHYKGQCADDEYAAGIAYTARVGSARTPDALYCRRLG
- a CDS encoding DNA-directed RNA polymerase subunit alpha — its product is MLIAQRPSLTEEVVDEFRSRFVIEPLEPGFGYTLGNSLRRTLLSSIPGAAVTSIRVDGVLHEFTTVPGVKEDVTDLILNIKQLVVSSEQDEPVVMYLRKQGPGLVTAADIAPPAGVEVHNPDLVLATLNGKGKLEMELTVERGRGYVSAVQNKQVGQEIGRIPVDSIYSPVLKVTYKVEATRVEQRTDFDKLIVDIETKQAMRPRDAMASAGKTLVELFGLARELNIDAEGIDMGPSPTDAALAADLVLPIEELDLTVRSYNCLKREGVHSVGELVARSEADLLDIRNFGAKSIDEVKAKLADMGLALKDSPPGFNPTAAADAFGADNDADGGFVETEQY
- a CDS encoding SCO2400 family protein; translated protein: MDYCSTCCRHLNGALVCPGCGAYAPDIAPLADGTPAPATAVDATPRQVPVHLWNDPDAGAESDGRTPQEHPYDDPDVPSSPAPNGRAARRRQRERWKKTQRRALVATAVALVGGGMTVSSMSRQTPDRTQAASAPDRVPMGIAEDQVTEPTPVPSTPGDTYRAGHPSSAVRSATTNSPHEQAAVTPRATPVGQVVHQKSVTVPLSAVTGSTESQAGSTVSDATADNTTQATDSPTTSATDSTSTSGTDTSSATPSPSESSSTSSSSSSSSELCLLGVLCIS